In the Hordeum vulgare subsp. vulgare chromosome 7H, MorexV3_pseudomolecules_assembly, whole genome shotgun sequence genome, one interval contains:
- the LOC123407285 gene encoding SWR1 complex subunit 2, translating into MADHAADEQEPPVLLERAARATRGKRITKLVEEEVENDEAFWGQDALKEDEEDDNYQEEQDAGDVFDSDFDEDEPQPDDDPEKEVSERLPIKKRLVFPGKTMKKMKAKKKKKKNKFIKLEDDDIDDKAPDKTTSSKQSDVPDEWESEKTIRKSTRTAVIVRQAEREAIRAEKQATAKPIKKRKEGEEKRMTQEEMLLEAAETEIMNMRNLERVLAREEEVKKKAVVQKAVYEGPTLRFHSRDGESRLEFINGASFGSELCTTSTPYPEKSVCVVTGLPAKYRDPKTGLPYATMAAFKIIRESFLKEEPDKKRPNMSNMGELFESVAGEHSTPKKKRIEGRSPISVDLRHGGRFRRIPALDVMDED; encoded by the exons ATGGCCGACCACGCCGCAGACGAGCAGGAGCCGCCCGTCCTGCTCGAACGCGCGGCGCGTGCCACCCGAGGAAAGAG GATAACCAAGCTCGTCGAGGAGGAGGTCGAGAACGACGAGGCTTTTTGGGGCCAAGACGCCCTCAAGGAG GACGAGGAGGATGATAACTATCAGGAAGAGCAGGATGCTGGTGACGTATTCGACAGTGATTTCGATGAAGAT GAACCTCAACCTGACGACGACCCAGAGAAGGAAGTGAGTGAGAG ATTACCTATTAAGAAGCGGCTAGTTTTCCCTGGGAAGACAATGAAAAAGATGAAagccaagaaaaagaagaagaagaataagttcaTCAAACTAGAGGATGACGATATAGATGACAAGGCTCCTGATAAGACAACTTCATCCAAACAATCAGATGTTCCTGATGAATGGGAGTCTGAGAAAACAATCAGGAAATCGACCAGAACAGCTGTCATTGTGAGACAAGCTGAACGAGAAGCAATACGTGCTGAAAAGCAAGCAACTGCTAAG CCAATTAAGAAGAGAAAAGAGGGAGAAGAAAAACGCATGACACAAGAAGAGATGCTCTTGGAAGCAGCTGAAACTG AGATCATGAACATGAGAAATCTTGAACGTGTACTGGCAagagaggaggaggtgaagaaaaAAGCTGTTGTTCAGAAAGCTGTCTATGAGGGTCCTACACTTCGATTTCACTCTAGGGATG GGGAATCACGTCTGGAATTCATTAATGGGGCATCATTTGGGTCTGAACTTTGTACAACTTCAACTCCTT ATCCGGAGAAATCTGTTTGTGTTGTAACAGGACTTCCTGCCAA ATACCGTGATCCAAAGACGGGATTACCTTATGCAACAATGGCAGCGTTTAAGATCATCCGAGAGAG TTTCCTGAAAGAGGAGCCGGATAAGAAGAGGCCCAACATGTCAAATATGGGAGAACTCTTTGAATCAGTAGCTGGCGAACATTCTACGCCTAAGAAGAAAAGAATCGAGGGAAGATCACCAATATCAGTAGACCTAAGGCACGGTGGACGCTTCAGACGAATACCTGCTCTTGATGTGATGGACGAGGACTGA